The following are encoded together in the Aerococcus mictus genome:
- a CDS encoding DUF5592 family protein produces the protein MYRNPKEIKTEVKMFFFYVMDGVIFFVTLALGVALLNRFNVNSVLSIIGYIFFGILGIFLALRTPRHPVERNLSLIIHMFKRDNNQYYDFQLDYSPSITATQLKEENDG, from the coding sequence ATGTATAGGAACCCAAAAGAAATTAAAACAGAAGTCAAAATGTTCTTTTTCTATGTCATGGATGGTGTCATTTTCTTCGTTACTTTAGCTTTGGGAGTTGCTCTTTTAAATCGTTTTAATGTGAACTCAGTATTGAGTATTATCGGATATATTTTCTTTGGCATTCTTGGTATCTTCCTAGCTTTAAGGACACCAAGACACCCTGTAGAAAGAAATCTTAGTCTGATTATACATATGTTTAAAAGGGATAACAATCAATATTATGATTTTCAATTGGATTATTCCCCAAGTATCACAGCAACTC